In Candidatus Avedoeria danica, the following are encoded in one genomic region:
- a CDS encoding DUF697 domain-containing protein, whose translation MTRRIMLWFAVAIGLAAAVVVTNQILQLADLAARVSPALGQAVFWALVCALGVVTAVPIVLVLRLPAPLIPPETDDGPEFEQHLERLRRRLASNPHLRGQSLTSRSDVEAALAQLDALATERIKTAASRAFFTTAISQNGALDALAVLGIQARLTWDVAKVYSQRPRAREMATLYANVVTTAFLSGEIDDADVAEAMQPALSAVFGSAAGLVPGLQVAANIFVNSVLSGTANAFLTLRVGIIAREQSRALTQPARRTLRRTALVQASALLGGIAVAGASRLSSVLFAGAWSGAGRAVKGAVTGTGQAVTGAVSETSRRIASAGAAMRGRMQVRGEPEAGGGSVGPV comes from the coding sequence ATGACCCGCCGCATCATGCTCTGGTTCGCCGTCGCCATCGGCTTGGCCGCCGCGGTGGTCGTGACGAACCAGATCCTGCAGTTGGCCGATCTGGCGGCGCGCGTCAGCCCCGCACTCGGACAGGCGGTGTTCTGGGCGCTCGTCTGTGCCCTCGGCGTCGTGACCGCCGTGCCGATCGTGCTCGTCCTGCGCCTCCCGGCACCGTTGATCCCACCTGAAACGGACGACGGTCCTGAGTTCGAGCAGCACCTGGAACGACTCCGGCGCCGGCTGGCGTCGAACCCGCACCTCCGCGGGCAGTCGCTGACCTCGCGCAGCGACGTCGAGGCGGCGCTGGCGCAGTTGGATGCCCTGGCCACCGAGCGGATCAAGACGGCCGCCAGTCGGGCGTTCTTCACGACCGCGATCTCGCAGAACGGCGCGTTGGATGCCCTGGCCGTGCTCGGGATTCAGGCGCGGCTGACGTGGGATGTCGCCAAGGTCTACTCGCAGCGGCCGCGGGCACGCGAGATGGCAACCCTGTACGCCAACGTCGTGACGACCGCGTTCCTTTCGGGAGAGATCGACGATGCCGACGTGGCCGAGGCGATGCAGCCCGCGCTGTCCGCCGTCTTCGGCTCCGCGGCCGGCCTTGTGCCCGGGCTGCAGGTAGCGGCGAACATCTTCGTGAACTCCGTGCTGTCCGGCACGGCCAACGCGTTCCTCACGCTGCGGGTCGGCATCATCGCCCGCGAGCAGAGCCGCGCGCTCACGCAGCCGGCGCGCCGCACGCTGCGGCGGACGGCGCTCGTGCAGGCCAGCGCGCTGCTCGGGGGGATCGCGGTGGCCGGGGCGTCGAGGCTGTCCAGCGTGCTCTTCGCCGGGGCGTGGTCCGGAGCGGGCCGGGCGGTGAAGGGGGCGGTGACGGGCACGGGGCAGGCGGTGACGGGCGCGGTGAGCGAGACGAGCCGGCGGATCGCGTCGGCGGGGGCGGCGATGCGGGGGCGGATGCAGGTGCGCGGGGAGCCGGAGGCGGGCGGCGGCAGCGTCGGCCCGGTCTGA
- a CDS encoding VWA domain-containing protein: MRPLPGLARLAAGFVLAVAVGATLTADRAPVGAAPLRQVAGVPDTEGATYALVDTWEKRPWQLTPGRYGRTADISSAPDGTTYILDNRDAASRPGAIHVLDRTGQAQRVWTLPVTAPPKPVDTTTVLWRPQRLDVGADGTIHVLEFYSSPRRDEATQQLFWVYRVTRLAPSGALLNQFEVMLEPPRHYIDIAVRDDGRIYVTRAGQNPWCYDPGQKPDLMNKPGEELTYSIDVYDAAGTLLEQITAPELAVPTMLDVGLDGRIWVLSRIPPPCAGDPGIGQPTATPRPSIARPSLSDPSITSNLTSNAPLADQQAPAPGESVNGIVVFRPDHSVEEGIADLGDDEIAVGPAGVFVSRNVDIFRVHAADARAPDATKRARRWVDDVPLFTGPTDHVYAGFLRRILFNLDVPADGRLLASMNHCYFQGLLSFDTVQDTLQPEPLVPRLNGGYDAPELEGPAYPLRVAAAEEVGVLLGRMLIGGSRLDGGSTNYNLTNWTTDGQTVQRWMPDGRLTSQLGLCPDADIWFGSDAWLTRDIAMDGKKVYTIDPELLQGRPDDNWPAWTYWPGERIIDDLDKASFLGAVAADEGVVATLDLGANSIVLVDEAGALVRDWSIDAGGDIALPTDITMYGDHVYIADQARSRVYVRDLFGRAVTDWPLHDGPRAMAAGPGGDVVVLGRGGWGHHYAPDGRLVASWAMPDAAVEPRDIAFGDDGRVYVNFVRLGPTLELGWDSRSPIEQAGVWVFERRAAPVSPPPPPKACVPSRDKTAAPRRIPLGETVQVSLTVNGWCPGRFDAADIVVVFDTSRSMSFQDSLTQGKAGALAFLAELDGANTRVGLVTFDSGPTLLSPLTNDLAGIRARIAALTANGDTQLRGALDAARFAFDTAAPPTPAGTRKLVVLVTDGIIKDDPLPTDAVDALDAAGVAIHALVFPSWDFTNIHRDNLDIVVANAAGDKPGRVHMNPTEAQVEDIARGLTGYRPEEGLFETITVVDQIPSNMTYVPNSAIPPAAFDAAANTLTWQFGVTAAAETLKMTYRLRPQQVGTWPTNVYADGRYRDALGNPGRIVFPVPEVEVFGLNHRAYLPMALRGGCLIKRRPLDVALVLDASSSMNEPSATGSGTKLDAARAAARTFVHLIDPEDRVAIISFNTTATTHQSLTADIARLDAALDALTTEFGTRIDLGLSEGERALAAHRATALPVLIVLTDGLQTNPPGNAPVLEAGARLRLNDVIVYAIGLGSTIDRTLLETVATTVDRFYASPTDQDLISIYADIQGRLACDGQGVPVP, translated from the coding sequence ATGCGCCCGCTGCCCGGACTTGCTCGCCTCGCTGCCGGTTTCGTGCTCGCCGTCGCCGTCGGCGCGACGCTCACCGCGGACCGCGCCCCGGTCGGCGCCGCGCCGTTGCGCCAGGTGGCGGGCGTGCCGGACACCGAAGGCGCGACGTACGCCCTTGTCGACACCTGGGAGAAGCGCCCCTGGCAGCTCACGCCGGGCCGCTACGGCCGCACCGCCGATATCAGCTCGGCGCCCGACGGCACGACGTACATCCTGGACAACCGCGACGCGGCCAGCCGGCCGGGCGCGATCCACGTCCTCGACCGCACCGGCCAGGCGCAGCGCGTCTGGACGCTGCCCGTCACGGCGCCGCCGAAGCCGGTGGACACGACGACCGTCCTCTGGCGGCCGCAGCGCCTGGACGTCGGCGCGGACGGGACGATCCACGTCCTCGAGTTCTACTCCAGCCCGCGCCGCGACGAGGCGACGCAGCAGCTGTTCTGGGTCTACCGCGTCACGCGGCTCGCCCCGAGCGGCGCGCTCCTCAACCAGTTCGAAGTGATGCTCGAGCCACCGCGGCACTACATCGACATCGCCGTCCGCGACGACGGGCGGATCTACGTCACGCGCGCCGGCCAGAACCCGTGGTGCTACGACCCGGGCCAGAAGCCCGATCTGATGAACAAGCCGGGCGAGGAGCTGACCTACAGCATCGACGTCTACGACGCGGCCGGCACGCTGCTGGAGCAGATCACGGCGCCCGAGCTCGCCGTGCCGACGATGCTCGACGTCGGGCTGGACGGGCGGATCTGGGTCCTGTCGCGCATCCCGCCGCCGTGCGCCGGCGACCCGGGCATCGGCCAGCCGACGGCGACGCCACGGCCGTCGATTGCGCGCCCTTCGCTCTCGGATCCGTCCATCACGTCGAACCTCACGTCGAACGCGCCGTTGGCCGACCAGCAGGCGCCCGCCCCCGGTGAGTCGGTGAACGGCATCGTCGTCTTCCGCCCCGACCACAGCGTCGAGGAAGGGATCGCAGATCTGGGCGACGACGAGATCGCCGTCGGTCCGGCCGGCGTGTTCGTGTCGCGCAACGTCGACATCTTCCGCGTCCATGCGGCGGACGCGCGCGCGCCCGACGCGACGAAGCGCGCCCGCCGCTGGGTCGACGACGTGCCGCTGTTCACCGGCCCGACGGACCACGTGTACGCCGGCTTCCTGCGCCGCATCCTCTTCAATCTGGACGTCCCAGCCGACGGCCGTCTGCTGGCCAGCATGAACCACTGCTACTTCCAGGGCCTGCTCAGCTTCGACACCGTCCAAGACACCCTCCAGCCGGAGCCGCTCGTGCCGCGCCTGAACGGCGGCTACGACGCCCCCGAGCTCGAGGGCCCGGCCTACCCGCTGCGCGTCGCGGCCGCCGAGGAGGTGGGCGTTCTGCTCGGCCGGATGCTCATCGGCGGTTCGCGCCTGGACGGCGGGTCGACGAACTACAACCTCACGAACTGGACGACCGACGGCCAGACCGTGCAGCGCTGGATGCCGGACGGCCGCCTGACGTCGCAGCTCGGGCTCTGCCCCGACGCCGACATCTGGTTCGGCTCCGATGCCTGGCTCACCCGCGACATCGCGATGGACGGCAAGAAGGTGTACACGATCGACCCCGAGCTCCTGCAGGGGCGCCCGGACGACAACTGGCCGGCGTGGACGTACTGGCCGGGCGAGCGGATCATCGACGATCTCGACAAGGCTTCGTTCCTCGGCGCCGTCGCCGCCGACGAGGGCGTCGTGGCGACGCTCGACCTCGGCGCGAACAGCATCGTCCTCGTCGACGAGGCGGGCGCGCTCGTGCGCGACTGGTCGATCGACGCCGGCGGCGACATCGCGCTGCCGACGGACATCACGATGTACGGCGACCACGTCTACATCGCCGATCAGGCCCGCAGCCGGGTGTACGTCCGCGACCTGTTCGGCCGCGCCGTCACCGACTGGCCGCTGCACGACGGTCCACGGGCGATGGCGGCCGGTCCGGGCGGCGACGTCGTCGTGCTCGGCCGCGGCGGCTGGGGCCACCACTACGCCCCCGACGGCCGCCTGGTGGCCAGCTGGGCGATGCCCGACGCCGCCGTCGAACCGCGCGACATCGCCTTCGGCGACGACGGGCGGGTGTACGTGAACTTCGTCCGCCTCGGCCCGACGCTCGAGCTCGGCTGGGACAGCCGTTCGCCGATCGAGCAAGCCGGCGTCTGGGTGTTCGAGCGCCGCGCCGCACCGGTATCGCCCCCGCCACCGCCCAAGGCGTGCGTCCCGAGCCGCGACAAGACGGCCGCGCCGCGGCGGATCCCGCTCGGCGAGACCGTCCAGGTGTCGCTGACCGTCAACGGCTGGTGCCCGGGGCGCTTCGACGCCGCCGATATCGTCGTCGTGTTCGACACGTCGCGCTCGATGAGCTTCCAGGACTCGCTGACCCAGGGCAAGGCGGGCGCGCTGGCCTTCCTGGCCGAGCTCGACGGCGCGAACACGCGCGTCGGGCTCGTCACGTTCGACAGCGGCCCGACGCTGCTCTCGCCGCTGACGAACGACCTGGCCGGCATCCGCGCCCGGATCGCGGCGCTGACCGCCAACGGCGACACCCAGCTGCGCGGCGCGCTCGACGCCGCACGCTTCGCGTTCGACACGGCCGCCCCGCCGACGCCGGCCGGGACGCGCAAGCTCGTCGTCCTGGTGACGGACGGGATCATCAAGGACGATCCGCTGCCCACCGACGCCGTCGACGCGCTCGATGCGGCCGGCGTGGCGATCCACGCACTCGTGTTCCCGTCGTGGGACTTCACGAACATCCACCGCGACAACCTGGACATCGTCGTCGCCAACGCCGCCGGCGACAAGCCGGGGCGGGTGCACATGAACCCGACGGAGGCCCAGGTCGAGGACATCGCCCGCGGCCTGACCGGCTACCGGCCGGAAGAAGGGCTGTTCGAGACGATCACGGTCGTCGATCAGATCCCGTCGAACATGACGTACGTCCCGAACAGCGCGATCCCGCCGGCCGCGTTCGACGCCGCCGCGAACACGCTGACGTGGCAGTTCGGCGTCACGGCGGCGGCCGAAACGCTGAAGATGACCTACCGCCTGCGTCCGCAGCAGGTCGGAACATGGCCGACGAACGTGTACGCCGACGGGCGCTACCGCGACGCGCTCGGCAACCCGGGCCGGATCGTGTTCCCGGTCCCGGAGGTCGAGGTCTTCGGACTGAACCACCGGGCCTACCTGCCGATGGCGCTGCGCGGCGGCTGCCTGATCAAGCGCCGCCCACTCGACGTCGCGCTCGTCCTCGACGCGTCGAGCAGCATGAACGAGCCGAGCGCGACCGGCAGCGGCACCAAGCTCGACGCCGCGCGTGCCGCGGCGCGGACGTTCGTCCACCTCATCGATCCCGAGGACCGCGTGGCGATCATCAGCTTCAACACGACGGCGACGACGCACCAATCCCTGACGGCCGACATCGCCCGCCTGGACGCCGCGCTCGACGCGCTCACGACGGAGTTCGGCACCCGGATCGACCTCGGCCTGAGCGAAGGCGAACGGGCGCTGGCTGCGCACCGGGCGACGGCGCTGCCGGTGCTGATCGTCCTGACGGACGGCCTGCAGACGAACCCGCCCGGCAACGCGCCCGTGCTCGAGGCAGGCGCCCGCCTGCGGCTGAACGACGTGATCGTCTACGCGATCGGCCTCGGCAGCACGATCGACCGGACGCTCCTCGAGACGGTGGCGACAACGGTGGACCGGTTCTATGCGTCGCCGACGGATCAGGATCTGATCTCGATCTACGCCGACATTCAGGGGCGGTTGGCGTGTGATGGGCAGGGGGTGCCGGTGCCGTAG
- a CDS encoding right-handed parallel beta-helix repeat-containing protein, which translates to MSRSRGSEGSPGMGRWRPTRRAFAGAVVVAALALPAGVGAALGQGAACEVSGVVRADTTWGPTECRSYAVVGNLLVMADATLTIAPGTTLRFAPDTALQVQGTLVARGTEEARIRFESARAEPRPGDWTGLQLIGAGARFDRMGTYVSGTVLEHCDVRHAGGDTDGAVLIGGGSPFLSHCTIEHSAGNGVFKRATAGVAEPGPTRIRDSRIHHNGANGVAANAGDLALLDNVISSNGSRGLYVRSGSVMRLDFAGNIVQFNGEGGLYLDFGFDGVIRDNVITDNHVAGPLNAGIAVISPHLTSVTITNNDLHDNRAPDGRRFDLRNASPNGLNAVLNWWGTTDRTRIAEHIVDFVDDPTLGAVTFEPFLSASNGRAPTRRLFIPLLERLK; encoded by the coding sequence ATGAGCCGATCGCGCGGGTCCGAAGGGTCGCCCGGCATGGGGCGATGGCGGCCGACGCGCCGCGCGTTCGCCGGAGCGGTCGTCGTCGCCGCCCTCGCGTTGCCGGCGGGCGTCGGCGCAGCGCTGGGGCAGGGCGCGGCCTGCGAGGTCTCCGGCGTCGTCCGGGCGGACACGACGTGGGGCCCCACCGAGTGCCGCAGCTATGCGGTCGTCGGCAACCTGTTGGTCATGGCGGACGCCACCTTGACGATCGCCCCTGGAACGACCCTGCGGTTCGCGCCGGACACCGCCCTGCAGGTTCAGGGCACGCTCGTCGCGCGGGGCACGGAGGAGGCCCGCATCCGCTTCGAGTCGGCCCGCGCGGAGCCGCGGCCCGGCGACTGGACGGGGCTTCAACTGATCGGCGCCGGTGCCCGCTTCGATCGGATGGGCACGTACGTCAGCGGTACGGTCCTCGAGCACTGTGACGTCCGACATGCGGGCGGGGACACCGATGGGGCCGTCCTAATCGGCGGGGGCTCACCCTTCCTCTCCCATTGCACGATCGAACACAGCGCCGGCAACGGGGTGTTCAAGCGTGCCACCGCCGGCGTCGCCGAACCCGGCCCAACGCGCATTCGCGACAGCCGGATCCACCACAACGGCGCCAACGGCGTTGCGGCCAACGCCGGCGACCTCGCGCTTCTCGACAACGTGATCTCCTCCAACGGCTCGCGGGGTCTCTACGTCCGGAGCGGTAGCGTCATGCGTCTCGACTTCGCCGGCAACATCGTGCAGTTCAACGGCGAGGGTGGGCTGTACCTGGACTTCGGGTTCGACGGCGTCATCCGGGACAACGTGATCACCGATAACCACGTGGCCGGCCCGCTGAACGCGGGGATCGCCGTGATCTCGCCGCATCTCACGTCCGTGACGATCACGAACAACGACCTGCACGACAACCGTGCGCCGGACGGGCGGCGGTTCGACCTGCGGAACGCCAGTCCGAACGGCCTGAACGCCGTGCTGAACTGGTGGGGCACGACGGATCGCACGCGGATCGCCGAGCACATCGTGGACTTCGTCGACGACCCCACGCTCGGGGCGGTGACGTTCGAGCCGTTCCTGAGCGCGTCGAACGGGCGTGCGCCGACGCGGCGGCTGTTCATTCCGCTACTGGAGCGGCTCAAGTAG
- a CDS encoding class II fructose-bisphosphate aldolase — protein MQALPTLLAALEGAVTVSPKAPPSEAVTVVDEAKLRAKVDTLAHASAFGDGAEQATARWLLWELGQVLGIRPASIHDLYMARGRGLTPNNFTVPAINVRAMAFDCGRAIFRAANAGEVGAVIFEIARSEIGYTGQRPAEYISSLLAAAIKEGFRGPLFVQGDHFQVSASRYAADPEAELGAVRELTREAIRAGFYNIDIDTSTLVDLSLPTHREQQRLNALLCAELTRLIRHASPATVTVSVGGEIGEVGGHNSTPDELNAFMAEYEATLADAGAGISKISIQTGTSHGGVVLPDGTLAQVAVDFEVLATLSRLARERYHLAGAVQHGASTLPDEAFSKFAEAGACEVHLATNFQNMAFDRLPNDLREEIYAWLRETKSGERKPDQTDEQFLYNTRKHALGAFKERLWTMPEPDRAVIRDAWEAQFKLLFERLNVGRTRKLAAMCDPGPMHRALADVAIDWTPEGGAAAVAEDTSDLAD, from the coding sequence ATGCAAGCCCTCCCCACCCTCCTGGCCGCCCTCGAAGGCGCCGTCACCGTCTCGCCCAAGGCGCCGCCGTCGGAAGCCGTGACCGTCGTCGACGAGGCGAAGCTGCGGGCCAAGGTCGACACGCTGGCCCACGCCTCGGCGTTCGGTGACGGGGCCGAGCAGGCGACGGCGCGCTGGCTGCTGTGGGAGCTTGGCCAGGTGCTCGGGATCCGGCCGGCGTCCATTCACGACCTCTACATGGCCCGCGGTCGCGGCCTGACGCCGAACAACTTCACGGTGCCGGCGATCAACGTCCGGGCGATGGCGTTCGACTGCGGCCGGGCGATCTTTCGCGCCGCCAACGCCGGCGAAGTCGGGGCGGTCATCTTCGAGATCGCCCGCTCCGAGATCGGCTACACCGGCCAGCGGCCGGCGGAGTACATCAGCAGCCTGCTGGCCGCCGCCATCAAGGAGGGCTTCCGCGGCCCGCTCTTCGTGCAGGGCGACCACTTCCAGGTGAGCGCCTCCCGCTACGCCGCCGACCCCGAGGCCGAGCTCGGCGCCGTGCGCGAGCTGACGCGCGAGGCGATTCGGGCCGGCTTCTACAACATCGACATCGACACGAGCACGCTCGTCGACCTCTCGCTTCCGACGCACCGCGAGCAGCAACGGCTGAACGCGTTGCTGTGCGCCGAGCTGACGCGGCTGATCCGCCATGCGTCGCCGGCCACCGTCACGGTGTCCGTCGGCGGCGAGATCGGCGAGGTCGGCGGCCACAACTCGACGCCCGACGAGCTGAACGCGTTCATGGCCGAGTACGAGGCGACGCTGGCCGACGCCGGGGCCGGGATCAGCAAGATCAGCATCCAGACCGGCACGTCGCACGGCGGCGTCGTGCTGCCGGACGGGACGCTGGCCCAGGTGGCGGTGGACTTCGAGGTGCTGGCGACGCTGTCGCGGCTCGCCCGCGAGCGCTACCACCTGGCGGGTGCCGTCCAACACGGCGCGAGCACCCTGCCGGACGAGGCCTTCAGCAAGTTCGCCGAGGCCGGCGCGTGCGAGGTCCACCTGGCGACGAACTTCCAGAACATGGCGTTCGACCGGCTCCCGAACGACCTGCGCGAAGAGATCTACGCCTGGCTGCGCGAGACGAAGTCCGGCGAGCGCAAGCCGGACCAGACGGACGAGCAGTTCCTCTACAACACCCGCAAGCACGCCCTCGGCGCCTTCAAGGAGCGCCTCTGGACGATGCCCGAGCCCGACCGCGCCGTGATCCGCGACGCCTGGGAAGCGCAGTTCAAGCTGCTCTTCGAACGCCTGAACGTCGGCCGCACCCGCAAGCTGGCGGCGATGTGCGATCCGGGACCGATGCACCGGGCGCTGGCCGATGTCGCAATCGACTGGACGCCGGAGGGCGGGGCGGCGGCGGTGGCGGAGGACACGAGCGATCTGGCGGACTAG